One Natrinema longum genomic window carries:
- a CDS encoding DUF2240 family protein, with translation MSLRVAVAAPFIQNGTRRLKENEFVVALSLDRDWFSPDQAKRLIDIATKEGLLERDDDGLAVTFDPVGVSVPEEFVPDEDLLRERSAFERVLDSLVAEGMEKHEAVGAINTLQRELGLTIEAAAVVYARREGIDVDDLVPIARSAVRDTEDG, from the coding sequence ATGAGCCTTCGCGTCGCGGTTGCCGCCCCGTTCATCCAGAACGGGACCCGTCGCCTCAAGGAAAACGAGTTCGTCGTCGCCCTCTCGCTCGATCGGGACTGGTTCTCCCCCGATCAGGCCAAGCGACTGATCGATATCGCGACCAAGGAGGGGCTCCTCGAGCGCGACGACGACGGCCTCGCGGTCACGTTCGATCCCGTCGGCGTATCGGTGCCCGAGGAGTTCGTCCCCGACGAGGACCTTCTGCGGGAACGGTCGGCGTTCGAACGGGTGCTCGATTCGCTGGTCGCCGAGGGGATGGAGAAACACGAGGCCGTCGGCGCGATTAACACCCTCCAGCGGGAACTCGGGCTGACGATCGAGGCCGCCGCGGTGGTCTACGCCCGCCGCGAAGGCATCGACGTCGACGATCTCGTCCCGATCGCCCGGTCGGCCGTCCGCGACACCGAAGACGGTTAA
- a CDS encoding ribonuclease H: protein MAAHGRPALRDLFDESPTPHIAHPPRTHHRDFYVATDGSFRGPGGGLGAVIETRDGTRVARVATADTPPDNNVAEYRALHLGLDVLAARAPRDASVGVLIDHDALASNVNSAILATRHPDGKPPRPVSIPTATRYHWRGIRARLNGFDEVRAARIDSDQNPAHPLANAPDQYRHVNREPDRCVLPDVPEPTAAEFPPPSRADRNGGGGGRASD from the coding sequence ATGGCCGCTCACGGCCGGCCCGCACTGCGGGACTTGTTCGACGAGTCGCCCACGCCCCACATCGCTCATCCCCCGCGGACCCACCATCGTGACTTCTACGTCGCTACCGACGGGTCCTTCCGGGGACCGGGCGGCGGACTGGGCGCCGTTATCGAAACGCGCGACGGCACCCGCGTCGCACGCGTCGCGACTGCGGACACGCCGCCGGACAACAACGTCGCGGAGTATCGGGCGCTCCACCTCGGACTGGACGTCCTCGCCGCGCGAGCGCCACGAGACGCCTCGGTCGGCGTCCTCATCGACCACGACGCGCTCGCCAGTAACGTCAACAGTGCCATCCTCGCGACGCGACATCCGGACGGGAAGCCGCCGCGTCCCGTCTCCATCCCGACCGCGACGCGGTATCACTGGCGCGGCATTCGGGCCCGACTCAACGGGTTCGACGAAGTGCGGGCCGCCCGGATCGACAGCGACCAAAACCCCGCCCACCCGCTCGCGAACGCGCCGGACCAGTACCGCCACGTCAACCGCGAACCCGACCGCTGTGTCCTCCCCGACGTACCGGAGCCGACTGCCGCCGAGTTCCCCCCACCGTCCCGGGCGGACCGAAACGGCGGTGGCGGCGGTCGCGCGTCCGACTGA
- a CDS encoding DUF7344 domain-containing protein, which produces MNQTTASRMEAACALLAESERRFLLYQLADDRTVNLEDVVTQVAAWECDARADAIDKGVRQRVYVSLVHNHLPRLADYDIIEYDLRSGDIVLADGFDDIKPLLEQFRQTEEKPEIRERAPL; this is translated from the coding sequence ATGAACCAGACGACTGCCAGCCGGATGGAAGCGGCCTGTGCGCTCCTCGCGGAATCCGAACGCCGGTTCCTGCTCTACCAGTTGGCCGACGATCGAACGGTGAACCTCGAAGACGTCGTCACGCAGGTCGCAGCCTGGGAGTGCGACGCCCGTGCCGACGCGATCGACAAAGGCGTTCGACAGCGCGTCTACGTTTCGCTGGTCCACAACCACCTGCCGCGGCTCGCGGATTACGACATCATCGAGTACGACCTGCGCAGCGGTGACATCGTCCTTGCGGACGGGTTCGACGACATCAAGCCCCTGCTCGAGCAGTTCAGACAGACCGAAGAGAAGCCCGAGATCCGCGAACGGGCACCGCTCTGA
- a CDS encoding 2-oxo acid dehydrogenase subunit E2 codes for MSDSGADGERVSPQQQLTVDYMQMAGHRSNVHGLVEVDVTDARERIRTIEEATGTKLSFTAFVVSCLATCVEEQPHIQRYRDWRGRIHEFEDVDVNVLIERETDGERIGIPHVIRQANQRTVRSIHDEIRRVETDTTDHPEPGPARLARRLPGVLRRQIWRLPQWFPTRWKRLAGSVAVTSVGMFGTGNGWAISPTNYTLQLTVGGIGTKPRLIDGELRSREFLSLTVTFDHDVVDGAPATRFVQRLSERLEASHGLDTAATE; via the coding sequence ATGAGCGATAGTGGCGCTGATGGCGAGCGTGTGTCTCCACAGCAGCAGTTGACGGTGGACTACATGCAGATGGCGGGACACCGGAGTAACGTTCACGGACTCGTCGAGGTCGACGTCACCGACGCCAGAGAGCGCATCCGGACGATCGAGGAAGCGACCGGAACGAAACTCTCGTTCACCGCCTTCGTCGTCTCGTGTCTGGCTACCTGTGTCGAGGAACAACCGCACATCCAACGGTACCGTGATTGGCGGGGGCGAATCCACGAATTCGAGGACGTCGATGTGAACGTCCTCATCGAACGGGAAACCGACGGCGAACGAATCGGCATCCCCCACGTCATTCGACAAGCGAATCAACGGACAGTTCGGTCGATTCACGACGAAATTCGACGCGTCGAAACAGACACGACGGATCACCCAGAGCCCGGGCCCGCCAGACTCGCACGCCGCCTTCCCGGCGTTCTACGCCGCCAAATCTGGCGGCTCCCCCAGTGGTTCCCGACACGGTGGAAGCGCCTCGCCGGCAGCGTCGCGGTCACCTCTGTCGGCATGTTCGGCACCGGAAACGGCTGGGCCATCAGTCCCACGAACTATACCCTCCAACTCACTGTCGGTGGCATCGGCACGAAACCGCGCCTGATCGACGGCGAACTCCGTTCCCGGGAGTTCCTGAGTCTGACCGTTACCTTCGACCACGACGTCGTTGACGGAGCGCCAGCCACACGGTTCGTCCAACGCCTCAGCGAACGCCTGGAAGCCAGTCACGGTCTCGATACTGCAGCTACTGAGTAA
- a CDS encoding AAA domain-containing protein: protein MHVRGTVAGEVDVRSVATSYGESELAEVPLRSADDAGIGESPARGDGGTATVADGRETTTVTLWNKWTESAELLEPGMDLLVTNAKAEEYQGETQYATTGDSYVVVEPSFLVSVTSIRNWVECPRLYYLNKLSGVPLNYPVVKGTLVHEVFGDLLRGRDLEESIDARVEERGLQLGLLGETPDAVKEEIRENATAIEGWLEQGRLTEEDSWRSEQLLISETFGIRGRADAVRRGAPVELKTGKNLKKEPRFKDKVQAACYALLLEEHGGDVDIGTLLYTKNSALDRNEETGDLTPAKEFTMGDGLLKYVVRLRNEIAAMETAGEIPTGYEADAKCEYCFEQDTCMVVSGRLDQESKAGQIGQSLPDEELEYFDRFYRAIEEERREVHREYAKLWEQTAEERADDDRALIDLEFLEKRPLEGGRWELRARRPGGANSKLREGDLVLASDGDPVRGSSELARIERLDDEIVLTADEPVEVTRLDVYPSELTTDRLLVAMHDALLKGDERRKDILFGRADSEFAEIEETFISNNDRQNEAVTKAVSANDCALIHGPPGTGKTYTIARAIRAMVERGERVLLSAFTNRAVDNALEALLEQLEDADALDADRVVRVGSESGVSDGMEPYRLERAGEPADRVAELEDAQVVAATTATCGSRVMKEQSFDAALVDEAAQLTEPGTCAAINLAERFVLVGDHEQLPPVVRAENDLTESLFERLVDLHPEAGVMLTHQYRMNQRIQAFASNEFYDGQLRPATPDVAARTLDDLEGVSRDRLHESLQDPVSFVDVEGDRGQYTDSAEAARIAALIEAYEAAGLERSEIGVIAPFRAQVSEISTHVPDDVAVDTVDRFQGSSQEVIVVSFTATGSLEGPIFEDYRRINVALTRPKRALVLVGDAAALASDPVYERMLEWARR from the coding sequence GTGCACGTACGCGGAACCGTCGCGGGCGAGGTCGACGTGCGGTCGGTAGCCACGAGCTACGGTGAGAGCGAACTCGCGGAGGTGCCGCTTCGGTCGGCCGACGACGCAGGGATCGGCGAGTCACCCGCTCGCGGCGACGGCGGGACGGCGACCGTCGCGGACGGCCGCGAGACGACGACGGTAACGCTGTGGAACAAGTGGACCGAATCGGCCGAGCTGCTCGAGCCGGGGATGGACCTGCTCGTGACGAACGCCAAAGCAGAGGAGTACCAGGGGGAGACGCAGTACGCGACGACGGGCGACTCCTACGTCGTCGTCGAACCCTCCTTTCTCGTGAGCGTGACGTCGATCCGTAACTGGGTCGAGTGTCCCCGACTCTACTACCTGAACAAGCTCTCGGGAGTGCCACTGAACTATCCCGTCGTCAAGGGGACCCTCGTCCACGAGGTCTTCGGCGACCTGCTTCGTGGCCGCGACCTCGAGGAATCGATCGACGCTCGCGTCGAGGAACGCGGGCTCCAGCTCGGCCTGCTCGGGGAGACGCCCGACGCCGTGAAAGAGGAGATCAGGGAGAACGCGACGGCCATCGAGGGCTGGCTCGAGCAGGGTCGGCTGACCGAAGAAGACAGCTGGCGGTCGGAACAGCTCCTGATCAGCGAGACGTTCGGCATCCGGGGCCGGGCCGACGCCGTTCGCCGCGGCGCGCCGGTCGAACTCAAGACGGGCAAGAACCTGAAGAAAGAGCCCCGCTTCAAGGACAAGGTACAGGCCGCCTGTTACGCGCTGTTGCTCGAGGAACACGGCGGCGACGTCGACATCGGCACCCTCCTCTACACGAAGAACTCGGCGCTGGATCGCAACGAGGAGACCGGCGACCTGACCCCCGCAAAGGAGTTCACGATGGGCGATGGCCTCCTGAAGTACGTCGTCCGCCTGCGCAACGAGATCGCGGCGATGGAGACGGCGGGCGAGATTCCGACCGGCTACGAGGCCGACGCGAAGTGCGAGTACTGCTTCGAGCAGGACACCTGCATGGTCGTCTCCGGTCGGCTGGATCAGGAGTCGAAGGCCGGCCAGATCGGCCAGTCGCTGCCCGACGAGGAACTCGAGTACTTCGATCGGTTCTATCGGGCGATCGAGGAGGAGCGTCGCGAGGTCCACCGCGAGTACGCCAAACTCTGGGAGCAGACGGCCGAGGAGCGGGCCGACGACGACCGCGCGCTGATCGATCTCGAGTTCCTCGAGAAGCGGCCCCTCGAGGGCGGCCGCTGGGAACTGCGGGCCCGCCGACCAGGCGGCGCGAACTCGAAACTTCGGGAGGGGGATCTGGTGCTGGCAAGCGACGGGGATCCGGTTCGTGGGAGCTCCGAACTCGCCCGAATCGAGCGGTTGGACGACGAAATCGTCCTCACGGCTGACGAACCCGTCGAGGTCACCCGGCTCGACGTCTATCCGTCGGAGCTGACGACCGATCGCCTGCTCGTCGCGATGCACGACGCGCTCCTGAAAGGCGACGAGCGGCGCAAGGATATCCTGTTCGGCCGCGCGGACTCCGAATTCGCGGAGATCGAGGAGACGTTCATCTCCAACAACGACCGCCAGAACGAGGCCGTCACGAAGGCGGTCAGCGCGAACGACTGCGCACTGATCCACGGGCCGCCGGGGACCGGGAAGACCTACACCATCGCTCGGGCCATCCGCGCGATGGTCGAGCGCGGCGAGCGGGTCCTGCTGTCGGCCTTTACCAATCGCGCCGTCGACAACGCGCTCGAGGCCTTGCTCGAGCAACTCGAGGACGCGGACGCCCTCGACGCGGACCGGGTCGTCCGCGTGGGGTCTGAGAGCGGGGTCAGCGACGGGATGGAGCCCTACCGGCTCGAGCGCGCTGGCGAGCCTGCGGATCGGGTCGCCGAACTCGAGGACGCGCAGGTGGTGGCGGCGACGACCGCGACCTGTGGCTCGCGGGTGATGAAAGAGCAGTCGTTCGACGCCGCGCTGGTCGACGAGGCCGCCCAGCTGACCGAACCCGGGACGTGTGCGGCGATCAACCTGGCCGAGCGGTTCGTTCTGGTCGGCGATCACGAACAGCTCCCGCCGGTCGTCCGCGCCGAAAACGACCTCACCGAGTCGCTGTTCGAGCGACTCGTCGACCTTCATCCCGAGGCCGGCGTCATGTTGACCCACCAGTACCGGATGAACCAGCGGATCCAGGCCTTCGCCTCGAACGAGTTCTACGACGGCCAACTCCGGCCCGCGACGCCCGACGTCGCGGCGCGGACCCTGGACGACCTCGAGGGCGTCTCCCGGGATCGCCTCCACGAGTCGCTGCAGGATCCGGTCTCGTTCGTCGACGTCGAGGGCGATCGAGGCCAGTACACCGACAGCGCGGAGGCCGCGCGGATCGCGGCGCTGATCGAGGCCTACGAGGCGGCGGGCCTCGAGCGCTCGGAGATCGGCGTCATCGCCCCCTTCCGCGCGCAGGTCTCGGAAATCTCGACGCACGTGCCCGACGACGTCGCCGTCGACACCGTCGATCGCTTTCAAGGCTCGAGCCAGGAAGTCATCGTCGTCTCCTTTACCGCGACCGGCTCGCTCGAGGGGCCGATCTTCGAGGACTACCGACGGATCAACGTCGCCCTCACCCGACCCAAGCGCGCGCTGGTGCTGGTCGGCGACGCGGCGGCGCTGGCGTCCGATCCGGTCTACGAACGAATGCTCGAGTGGGCTCGCCGCTAG